A single region of the Chiroxiphia lanceolata isolate bChiLan1 chromosome 20, bChiLan1.pri, whole genome shotgun sequence genome encodes:
- the NUFIP2 gene encoding nuclear fragile X mental retardation-interacting protein 2: MEEQPHHHHHHHHYYYYGHHHHHPQSAYLPPPDGRAQPKPPLRHEHKHGGPQHTEAPKRRPGYGELNGNAGEREVSLKGLCSDEATAPGSRVPNGSQQLVDSNVPPKQSVKASALGKAGVKTKNFIQKNSMDKKNEKSYENKLREGQSSDKPEGVSIPNGVVTNNSSYITNGYVGKGADNDGSGSESGYTTPKKRKGRRNSAKGCENLNLVQDKIMQQEVSAPTLKQELESFKPDYSEQKGNRIENTKPVWKYEAGAGGAGRGKPGLGDVPRKNSDAKPGISSKKFDDRPKGKHASSTTSKEDSWTLFKPPPVFPVDNSSAKIVPKISYASKVKENLNKAAQTPSTSSSSSSSSSAGEAQAQTSSRLSQVPMSAMKSVTSASFSNGPILAGTDGSVYSPGTQPLLSTAASTVPSTSSESVAQDMSTTSTALEQKKSGLFIYPSNMQTVLLGAAQVDFPSQTNQQNLGDIFQNQWGLSFINEPSAGPETVVGKSADNQLMEVTFQGEYPATLVSQCAEITPSGTEQPVFPKAYELDKRTSPQILSAILKPGTAVEGGVLALESHHTGDLQKADTGSQGALVFLSKDYEVENPLASPTNNLLSSAKEQRYQRGLERKDSWGSFDLRAAILYHTKEMEAVWNLQKQDPKRIITYDEAMDRPDQ, from the exons ATGGAGGAGCagccccaccaccaccatcaccaccaccattACTACTACTACgggcaccaccaccaccacccgcAGAGCGCCTACCTGCCGCCGCCCGACGGCCGAGCCCAGCCCAAGCCGCCGCTCCGCCACGAGCACAAGCACGGCGGCCCGCAGCACACGGAGGCGCCGAAGCGGAGACCAG GCTACGGAGAGCTAAATGGTAACgcaggagaaagagaagtgtCACTGAAGGGCCTGTGCTCTGATGAAGCCACCGCCCCAGGATCCAGGGTACCCAATGGCAGCCAGCAGCTCGTAGATTCTAATGTCCCCCCAAAGCAGTCTGTGAAGGCCAGTGCTTTGGGGAAAGCTGGAGTCAAAACCAAGAACTTCATTCAGAAAAATAGCATGGACAAAAAGAATGAGAAGTCCTATGAAAATAAACTTAGAGAAGGCCAGTCCTCGGACAAGCCAGAGGGAGTGTCTATTCCAAACGGCGTGGTAACCAATAATTCCAGCTATATCACCAATGGCTACGTAGGCAAAGGGGCCGATAACGATGGTAGTGGCTCCGAGAGTGGATATACTACgcctaaaaaaaggaaaggcaggCGCAACAGTGCCAAGGGTTGTGAGAACCTGAATCTAGTACAGGACAAAATAATGCAGCAGGAGGTCAGTGCACCAACCTTGAAACAGGAACTTGAGAGTTTCAAGCCTGATTATAGTGAACAAAAGGGGAACCGAATTGAAAATACTAAGCCTGTTTGGAAGTACGAGGCTGGGGCTGGTGGAGCAGGCCGGGGAAAGCCTGGGCTCGGGGATGTACCCCGGAAAAACTCTGATGCCAAACCTGGGATTAGCAGCAAGAAGTTTGATGACCGGCCCAAAGGGAAGCACGCATCGTCGACTACGTCTAAAGAGGACTCATGGACCTTATTTAAACCACCCCCAGTTTTTCCAGTGGACAATAGCAGTGCTAAAATTGTTCCCAAAATTAGTTATGCAAGTAAAGTTAAAGAAAACCTCAACAAAGCAGCTCAAACCCCATCCACTTCGTCGTCTTCGTCATCTTCGTCATCTGCCGGGGAAGCTCAGGCCCAAACATCGAGTCGACTGTCCCAGGTCCCCATGTCTGCTATGAAATCTGTCACCTCTGCCAGCTTCTCAAATGGGCCGATCCTCGCGGGGACCGATGGAAGTGTGTATTCCCCAGGGACCCAGCCACTGCTCTCAACTGCTGCTAGTACTGTACCATCGACCTCCTCCGAGTCAGTAGCCCAGGACATGAGTACAACTTCGACAGCTCtagaacaaaagaaatctgGCCTTTTTATCTACCCTTCAAATATGCAAACTGTGCTCCTGGGTGCAGCGCAAGTCGATTTCCCTTCGCAGACGAATCAGCAGAACCTGGGCGATATCTTCCAGAATCAGTGGGGCTTGTCTTTCATAAACGAGCCCAGTGCTGGACCCGAAACTGTTGTGGGGAAATCTGCCGATAATCAGTTAATGGAAGTGACATTTCAAGGGGAATATCCTGCCACTTTGGTTTCACAGTGTGCTGAAATCACTCCCTCAGGAACTGAACAACCTGTGTTTCCTAAGGCTTATGAGCTGGATAAACGGACTAGCCCTCAAATTCTTAGTGCTATTCTTAAGCCTGGGACTGCTGTTGAGGGTGGTGTCTTAGCTTTGGAGTCGCATCACACAGGTGACCTACAAAAGGCAGACACCGGTAGCCAAGGTGCTTTagtgtttctttcaaaagaCTATGAAGTAGAGAATCCTCTGGCCTCTCCTACGAACAATTTGCTATCCTCCGCCAAAGAACAGAGGTACCAGAGAGGCCTAGAAAGGAAAGATAGCTGGGGTTCTTTTGACCTGAGGGCTGCTATTCTATATCACACTAAAG AAATGGAAGCGGTTTGGAATTTGCAGAAGCAAG ATCCCAAAAGGATAATCACTTATGATGAAGCCATGGATCGCCCGGATCAATGA